From Suricata suricatta isolate VVHF042 chromosome 1, meerkat_22Aug2017_6uvM2_HiC, whole genome shotgun sequence, a single genomic window includes:
- the EIF4E gene encoding eukaryotic translation initiation factor 4E: MATVEPETTPTPNPPPSEEEKTESNQEVANPEHYIKHPLQNRWALWFFKNDKSKTWQANLRLISKFDTVEDFWALYNHIQLSSNLMPGCDYSLFKDGIEPMWEDEKNKRGGRWLITLNKQQRRSDLDRFWLETLLCLIGESFDDYSDDVCGAVVNVRAKGDKIAIWTTECENREAVTHIGRVYKERLGLPPKIVIGYQSHADTATKSGSTTKNRFVV; encoded by the exons gAAACCACCCCTACTCCTAATCCCCCGccttcagaagaagagaaaacagaatctaATCAGGAGGTTGCTAACCCAGAACACTATATTAAACATCCTTTACAGAACAG ATGGGCactctggttttttaaaaatgataaaagcaaaaCTTGGCAAGCAAACCTTCGGCTGATCTCTAAGTTTGATACTGTTGAAGACTTTTGGGC TCTGTACAACCATATCCAGTTGTCTAGTAATTTAATGCCTGGCTGTGACTACTCACTTTTTAAG GATGGTATTGAACCTATGTGggaagatgagaaaaacaaacgAGGAGGACGATGGTTAATTACATTGAACAAACAGCAGAGACGAAGTGACCTGGATCGCTTTTGGCTAGAGACA ctgctgTGCCTTATTGGAGAATCTTTTGATGACTACAGTGATGATGTATGTGGAGCGGTTGTTAATGTTAGAGCTAAAGGAGATAAGATAGCAATATGGACTACTGAGTGTGAAAACAGAGAGGCTGTTACACATATAGG GAGGGTATACAAGGAAAGGTTAGGACTTCCTCCAAAGATAGTTATTGGTTATCAGTCCCATGCAGACACAGCTACTAAGAGCGGCTCCACCACTAAAAATAGGTTTGTTGTTTAA